The Penaeus monodon isolate SGIC_2016 chromosome 13, NSTDA_Pmon_1, whole genome shotgun sequence genome contains a region encoding:
- the LOC119580077 gene encoding trypsin-1-like, giving the protein MRVLAFVMAFVGVVSPVFASINMADVSCGRPQTRVGRIKNGEDAYPGEFPWLVSIRVAGPGSAHFCGGSLIHKRFVLTAAHCVHANLPRYLVVVAGEHDLSSKGQEPEQILGVSDIISHSNYSKRYINDIALLKLSEDAVWSRFVRPVCLPDKQVDGPNDPLDGKPVTVAGWGNTDEAKNNGKLSDILQKVTVEVQPRAKCEDWYHQEVGRPVALYDTHLCAGLEEGGKDSCQGDSGGPLLISDNQGRLVNVGVVSNGIGCGRPRVPGLYTRVSRYIDWISEKIKAFGVA; this is encoded by the exons TGGCGGACGTCAGCTGTGGGCGGCCTCAGACACGCGTAGGGCGGATAAAGAACGGCGAGGATGCTTATCCAGGAGAATTCCCTTGGCTGGTGTCCATCCGCGTCGCTGGTCCAGGAAGCGCGCATTTCTGTGGAGGGTCGCTCATTCACAAGCGGTTCGTGCTCACCGCGGCTCACTGCGTCCACGC AAACTTACCGAGGTATTTAGTGGTGGTAGCAGGCGAGCATGACCTCAGTTCGAAAGGTCAAGAGCCAGAACAGATCCTCGGAGTTAGTGATATAATCTCGCACTCTAATTATTCAAAG CGCTACATCAACGACATCGCTCTCCTGAAGCTGAGCGAAGATGCTGTTTGGTCCCGCTTCGTCCGACCCGTGTGTCTCCCAGACAAGCAGGTGGACGGACCCAATGACCCCCTGGACGGAAAGCCCGTGACGGTGGCCGGATGGGGCAACACTGATGAGGCGAAGAACA ACGGCAAACTCTCAGACATCCTCCAGAAGGTGACGGTGGAGGTGCAGCCCCGTGCCAAGTGTGAGGATTGGTACCACCAGGAGGTCGGTCGCCCCGTGGCACTCTATGACACTCACCTGTGCGCCGGGCTGGAGGAGGGCGGCAAGGACTCGTgccag GGAGACAGCGGCGGCCCCCTGCTCATCAGCGACAACCAGGGGCGTTTGGTCAACGTGGGCGTGGTGTCCAACGGCATTGGCTGCGGGCGTCCGAGGGTGCCTGGCCTCTACACTCGCGTCTCCCGTTACATCGACTGGATTTCGGAGAAGATTAAGGCCTTCGGAGTggcttaa